One region of Trichosurus vulpecula isolate mTriVul1 chromosome 1, mTriVul1.pri, whole genome shotgun sequence genomic DNA includes:
- the FABP5 gene encoding LOW QUALITY PROTEIN: fatty acid-binding protein 5 (The sequence of the model RefSeq protein was modified relative to this genomic sequence to represent the inferred CDS: deleted 1 base in 1 codon) → MDEGEESDNDKVVNMGDWKDTSAFNTKRKGGGVGEWKEAGLPLLPLVQPTASHGQTSIYGRRRPGAVCTPVLYLSAEPSALFRVSSLLFSPEFTMALPKQLLGKWQLVESKGFDEYMKELGVGMALRKMAGVAKPDVYISENGSVCTIKTESSIKTSQFSFTLGEEFDETTADGRKTRSVCTLENDTLIQRQTWDGKETTITRKVDDGKLLVDCIMNNVTCHRVYERAK, encoded by the exons ATGGATGAGGGGGAAGAGTCAGACAATGACAAGGTTGTGAacatgggtgactggaaggataccAGTGCCTTCAACACAAAGaggaaa GGAGGTGGAGTGGGGGAATGGAAAGAGGCCGGGCTTCCTCTGCTACCATTGGTCCAACCCACCGCCTCACATGGCCAGACCTCTATATATGGGAGGCGC CGACCCGGGGCGGTCTGCACGCCGGTCCTCTACCTTTCTGCGGAACCCTCTGCTCTTTTCAGggtttcttccctcctcttctcgcCTGAATTCACCATGGCTCTTCCTAAGCAGCTGTTGGGCAAATGGCAACTCGTGGAAAGTAAAGGATTTGACGAGTACATGAAGGAATTGG GAGTGGGGATGGCCCTGAGGAAAATGGCCGGAGTGGCCAAACCAGATGTTTATATCTCTGAAAATGGGAGCGTATGTACCATTAAGACTGAGAGTAGCATAAAAACTTCGCAATTCTCTTTCACACTTGGTGAGGAGTTTGATGAAACCACAGCTGATGGCCGGAAAACTCGG tctGTTTGTACCCTTGAAAATGATACATTGATCCAGCGACAGACTTGGGATGGGAAGGAAACCACAATAACACGAAAAGTAGATGATGGAAAGTTATTGGTG GACTGCATTATGAACAATGTGACTTGCCACAGGGTCTATGAGAGGGCCAAGTAA